In one Arachis duranensis cultivar V14167 chromosome 9, aradu.V14167.gnm2.J7QH, whole genome shotgun sequence genomic region, the following are encoded:
- the LOC107467850 gene encoding 40S ribosomal protein S18: protein MSLVANEDFQHILRVLNTNVDGKQKIMFAMTSIKGIGRRFANICCKKADIDMNKRAGELSAAELDNLMTVVANPRQFKIPDWFLNRKKDYKDGKYSQVVSNALDMKLRDDLERLKKIRNHRGLRHYWGLRVRGQHTKTTGRRGKTVGVSKKR from the exons AT GTCTCTGGTGGCGAACGAGGATTTCCAACACATTCTTCGTGTTCTTAACACAAACGTAGATGGGAAGCAGAAAATTATGTTTGCTATGACCTCCATCAAAGGTATCGGAAGGCGATTTGCTAACATCTGTTGTAAGAAGGCCGATATCGACATGAACAAGAG AGCTGGTGAACTGAGTGCTGCTGAGCTTGATAATCTGATGACTGTGGTTGCCAACCCAAGGCAATTCAAGATCCCAGATTGGTTCCTCAACAGGAAGAAGGACTACAAGGATGGCAAGTACTCCCAGGTTGTGTCCAACGCTCTCGACATGAAGCTCAGGGATGACTTGGAGAGACTCAAGAAAATCAG AAATCACCGTGGTTTGAGGCACTACTGGGGTCTCCGAGTTCGTGGCCAACACACCAAGACCACTGGCCGTAGGGGAAAGACTGTTGGTGTCTCGAAGAAGCGTTAA
- the LOC107467861 gene encoding uncharacterized protein LOC107467861: MAKKRKSIATSLDEVDRTMYTSFCSAANSLSQLYTHAMNQQKLSFQAGERHGLEKLCQWIWRQQEGGSRVATVDILNYIQNELDYCGEEPSVSPRAPPQNQQSQPVMHVTNSGFPLTSGSSVQTMIGQGLRSEQCDNQPKNSMFSNALSSPIRRSLQHYQVGEGGNYPSGLSLVNGNRNNEPSFVHQQSRDSSAFNPNDSAMDMHAD; the protein is encoded by the exons ATGGCGAAGAAGAGAAAGTCGATAGCCACCAGCCTCGACGAGGTGGATCGAACCATGTATACATCCTTTTGCAGTGCCGCTAATTCATTATCGCAGCTCTATACTCACGCCATGAACCAACAGAAGCTTTCTTTCCAAGCCGGTGAACGGCACGGTCTT GAAAAACTCTGTCAGTGGATCTGGAGACAACAAGAGGGAGGATCAAGGGTTGCAACAGTTGATATACTTAACTACATTCAG AATGAGCTTGATTACTGTGGAGAGGAGCCATCTGTGTCGCCCAGAGCACCACCACAAAACCAACAATCTCAACCAGTAATGCATGTGACTAATTCCGGCTTTCCATTAACTTCAGGATCTTCTGTCCAAACAATGATAGGGCAGGGACTCCGGTCTGAACAATGTGATAATCAACCAAAGAATTCTATGTTTTCAAATGCTTTGTCAAGTCCTATCCGTCGAAGTCTTCAGCACTATCAAGTTGGCGAGGGTGGGAATTACCCTAGTGGcctctccttggtgaatggaaATAGGAACAATGAACCAAGCTTTGTTCACCAACAAAGCAGGGATTCTAGTGCATTCAATCCCAACGATTCTGCCATGGACATGCACGCAGACTAG
- the LOC107467803 gene encoding protein GIGANTEA, giving the protein MSSSSMAASNERWIDRLQYSSLFWPPPPDGQQRKDQIAAYVEFFIQFTSEQFADDIAELIRNRYPSQEILLFDDVLATFVLHHPEHGHAVVLPIISCIIDGTIVYYKSSPPFASFISLVSPKSENEYSEQWALACGEILRILTHYNRPIFKTERQYGESERSSSGSHATTSDSVDGKSVQNSLIQQEKKPIRPLSPWITDILLAAPVGIRSDYFRWCSGVMGKYAAGELKPPTTASSRGSGKHPQLVPSTPRWAVANGAGVILSVCDDEVARYETATLTAAAVPALLLPPPTTALDEHLVAGLPALEPYARLFHRYYAIATPSATQRLLLGLLEAPPSWAPDALDAAVQLVELLRAAEDYASGIRLPRNWMHLHFLRAIGTAMSMRAGIAADAAAALLFRVLSQPALLFPPLRQVDGVEVQHEPLGGYISSYKKQIEVPAAEASMEATAQGIASMLCAHGPEVEWRICTIWEAAYGLIPTSSSAVDLPEIIVATPLQPPILSWNLYIPLLKVLEYLPRGSPSEACLMKIFAATVEAILQRTFPSDTTREQNRKSKYLFGVGSASKNLAVAELRTMVHSLFLESCASVELASRLLFVVLTVCVSHEAQFSGSKRPRGEDNYSAEEIIEDLHAVSEIQKETRNRKMKKQGPIAAFDSYVLAAVCALACELQLFPLISRGNNHSDSNNVKDIAKPFRINGTSHELQNGIDSAIRHTHRILAILEALFSLKPSSVGTPWSYSSNEIVAAAMVAAHVSELFRRSKACMHALSVLIRCKWDNEIHSRASSLYNLIDIHSKAVASIVIKAEPLEATLIHAPTWKDSVVSLDSKRHNQCESSSCFDPRQTSITTLEDSGPSKLNRKSDKTSCSNEASGGCTLGKGVTGFPLDASDLANFLTMDRHIGLSCNAQIFLRSMLAEKQELCFSVVSLLWHKLIASPETQPCAESTSAQQGWRQVVDALCNVVSASPTKAATAVVLQAERELQPWIAKDDDLGQKMWRVNQRIVKLIVELMRNHDSAESLVILASASDLLLRATDGMLVDGEACTLPQLELLEVTARAVQPVLELGESGLAVADGLSNLLKCRLSATVRCLSHPSAHVRALSISVLRDILHTGSIRSGPKPPQINGIHDPSYPYFNLDVTDWQADIEKCLTWEAHSQLSNELSIKYLNTAAKELGCTITI; this is encoded by the exons gATCAAATTGCAGCATATGTTGAGTTCTTCATTCAATTTACATCAGAGCAATTTGCTGACGATATTGCTGAG TTGATCCGTAACCGTTATCCATCACAGGAAATACTTCTCTTTGACGATGTTTTGG CAACATTTGTTCTTCATCATCCAGAGCATGGGCATGCAGTTGTACTtccaattatttcatgcattattgATGGCACGATAGTCTACTATAAGAGCAGCCCTCCATTCGCTTCGTTCATATCTTTAGTCTCCCCGAAGAGTGAG AATGAATACTCAGAACAATGGGCTTTGGCGTGTGGTGAAATTTTGAGAATTTTAACTCATTACAATCGCCCAATATTCAAGACCGAAAGGCAATATGGTGAATCAGAAAGAAGCAGCAGTGGCAGCCATGCGACCACTAGTGACTCGGTTGATGGGAAGTCTGTTCAAAATTCTTTGATACAGCAAGAGAAAAAACCAATAAGGCCTCTGTCCCCATGGATTACTGATATATTGCTGGCTGCACCTGTAGGCATTAGAAGTGACTATTTCAGATG GTGCAGTGGTGTTATGGGTAAATATGCTGCAGGAGAACTCAAGCCGCCAACCACTG cttcttcacGTGGTTCTGGGAAGCATCCTCAACTTGTGCCTTCGACTCCAAGATGGGCTGTTGCCAATGGTGCCGGTGTTATATTAAGTGTTTGTGATGATGAAGTTGCTCGCTATGAGACTGCTACTTTAACAGCAGCTGCTGTCCCTGCCCTTTTGCTTCCTCCACCAACAACAGCTCTAGATGAGCATCTAGTTGCTGGATTGCCAGCTCTAGAGCCATATGCACGCTTATTTCATAG ATACTATGCCATTGCTACTCCAAGTGCTACACAGAGACTTCTTCTTGGACTCTTAGAAGCACCACCATCATGGGCCCCAGATGCACTTGATGCTGCTGTACAGCTTGTGGAGCTTCTTCGAGCTGCTGAAGATTATGCTTCAGGCATAAGG CTTCCTAGAAATTGGATGCATTTGCATTTCTTGCGTGCAATAGGGACTGCAATGTCCATGAGAGCAGGCATAGCTGCTGATGCCGCAGCAGCTTTGCTTTTTCGTGTACTTTCCCAGCCCGCATTACTTTTCCCACCTCTTAGGCAAGTTGATGGAGTAGAAGTCCAACATGAACCTTTGGGTGGTTATATCTCTTCCTACAAAAAGCAG ATAGAAGTTCCTGCAGCAGAAGCCTCCATGGAGGCTACTGCACAAGGCATCGCATCCATGCTGTGTGCACATGGCCCAGAGGTTGAATGGAGAATTTGCACCATTTGGGAAGCTGCTTATGGCCTGATTCCTACAAGTTCCTCAGCTGTTGATCTTCCAGAGATTATAGTTGCAACTCCACTACAACCTCCTATACTATCATGGAATTTATACATCCCCCTACTTAAGGTCCTCGAATACCTTCCACGCGGAAGCCCATCGGAGGCATGTCTTATGAAAATATTTGCTGCTACAGTGGAAGCTATTCTTCAGAGGACCTTTCCGTCTGACACCACTAGAGAACAAAACAGAAAATCAAAGTACCTCTTTGGAGTGGGGTCTGCCTCCAAAAACCTTGCTGTAGCAGAACTCCGCACGATGGTTCATTCACTTTTCTTAGAATCATGTGCTTCTGTTGAGCTCGCCTCACGCCTGCTTTTCGTAGTCTTAACTGTCTGCGTTAGTCATGAAGCACAATTCAGCGGAAGCAAGAGGCCGAGAGGTGAGGACAATTATTCAGCCGAGGAAATCATTGAGGACTTGCATGCTGTGTCTGAAATTCAGAAAGAAACTAGAAATAGGAAAATGAAGAAGCAAGGTCCTATAGCAGCATTTGATTCTTATGTTCTGGCTGCTGTTTGTGCTCTTGCCTGTGAGCTTCAATTGTTCCCTCTGATTTCACGGGGGAATAATCATTCAGATTCCAACAATGTAAAAGATATAGCCAAGCCTTTTAGAATAAATGGAACGTCACATGAGTTGCAGAACGGCATAGATTCAGCTATACGCCATACTCACAGAATCTTAGCAATTTTGGAGGCTTTGTTTTCATTGAAGCCGTCATCAGTTGGCACCCCATGGAGTTACAGCTCGAATGAGATAGTCGCTGCAGCTATGGTTGCTGCGCATGTCTCTGAACTATTTAGACGGTCCAAAGCTTGCATGCATGCTCTTTCTGTTCTGATTCGGTGCAAATGGGACAATGAAATTCACTCCAGAGCATCATCCTTGTATAATCTCATAGATATTCATAGCAAAGCGGTAGCGTCTATAGTTATCAAAGCAGAGCCATTAGAAGCTACGTTAATTCATGCACCTACTTGGAAGGACTCTGTTGTTTCTCTTGATAGTAAAAGACACAATCAGTGTGAAAGTAGTAGCTGCTTTGACCCTAGGCAAACATCTATTACTACTTTGGAAGATTCAGGTCCCTCAAAACTTAACCGCAAATCTGATAAAACTTCTTGTTCAAATGAAGCATCAGGAGGGTGTACCTTAGGTAAAGGTGTCACAGGTTTCCCATTGGATGCTTCTGATCTCGCCAACTTTCTTACAATGGACAGACATATAGGATTGAGTTGCAATGCACAAATTTTCCTCAGATCCATGCTGGCAGAGAAACAAGAATTATGCTTCTCTGTTGTTTCACTACTATGGCACAAGTTGATTGCTTCCCCTGAAACTCAACCTTGTGCAGAAAGCACTTCTGCCCAACAGGGCTGGAGGCAG gTTGTTGATGCATTATGCAATGTTGTATCAGCGTCACCAACAAAAGCAGCAACAGCAGTTGTTCTTCAG GCGGAGAGGGAATTGCAGCCATGGATTGCCAAGGATGATGATCTGGGTCAGAAGATGTGGAGAGTCAATCAGCGGATCGTGAAACTGATAGTGGAGCTAATGAGGAATCATGATAGTGCAGAGTCCTTGGTAATTTTGGCAAGTGCGTCAGATTTGCTGCTACGAGCCACAGATGGTATGCTGGTTGATGGAGAAGCTTGTACTTTGCCACAGCTGGAG CTGCTGGAAGTAACAGCTAGAGCAGTACAGCCTGTGCTCGAGTTGGGCGAATCTGGATTGGCAGTGGCGGATGGCCTTTCAAACCTGTTAAAG TGCCGCCTATCAGCCACTGTTAGATGCCTCTCCCATCCAAGTGCACACGTCCGTGCGCTGAGCATTTCGGTTCTTCGGGACATCTTGCATACAGGTTCGATCAGATCTGGTCCTAAACCGCCGCAAATAAACGGCATCCACGACCCCTCTTATCCATACTTCAATTTGGATGTCACTGACTGGCAAGCTGACATAGAAAAATGCTTGACATGGGAAGCTCACAGTCAACTTTCGAATGAGTTGTCTATAAAGTATCTCAATACCGCAGCAAAAGAATTAGGCTGTACCATTACCATATGA
- the LOC107467849 gene encoding UDP-rhamnose/UDP-galactose transporter 5, with protein sequence MATATKAEKKAAVDAAAWVFNVVTSVGVIIVNKALMVTYGFSFATTLTGLHFATTTLMTAALKMLGYVQPSHLPLFELLKFVFFANFSIVGMNVSLMLNSVGFYQIAKLSMIPVSCLFEIVFDKIRYSRDTKLSILVVLIGVSVCTVTDVSVNSRGFIAASIAVWSTALQQYYVHYLQRKYSLSSFNLLGHTAPAQAGTLLLIGPFLDYWLTNNRIDKYAFNFGSLMFIVMSCTIAVGTNLSQFICIGRFTAVSFQVLGHMKTILVLVMGFLFFGRDDLNLHVILGMGIAVFGMIWYGNASSKPGGKERWSHALPTNKTEPR encoded by the exons ATGGCTACAGCTACCAAGGCTGAAAAGAAGGCTGCAGTGGATGCAGCTGCATGGGTGTTCAATGTTGTCACCTCTGTTGGTGTTATAATTGTCAACAAAGCTTTGATGGTCACTTATGGCTTCAGTTTTG CTACAACATTAACAGGTCTTCATTTCGCCACGACAACTTTGATGACAGCCGCACTAAAGATGCTAGGATATGTCCAGCCGTCTCACTTGCCATTGTTTGAACTTCTAAAATTTGTGTTCTTTGCTAACTTCTCTATTGTTGGAATGAATGTGAGCCTAATGTTGAACTCAGTGGGATTCTACCAA ATTGCTAAGTTGAGCATGATCCCTGTATCCTGCCTATTTGAAATTGTTTTCGACAAGATTCGGTATTCAAGAGACACGAAACTGAGCATACTTGTTGTCCTTATTGGTGTCTCTGTTTGCACTGTAACTGATGTGAGCGTTAATTCAAGAGGATTCATTGCTGCCTCTATAGCAGTATGGAGCACTGCTCTGCAACAATAT TACGTTCATTATCTTCAACGGAAGTATTCGCTAAGTTCTTTCAACCTTTTAGGACACACAGCACCTGCTCAGGCTGGAACACTACTATTGATAGGCCCTTTCCTAGATTATTGGTTGACAAACAACAGAATTGACAAGTATGCTTTCAACTTTGGCTCCTTG ATGTTCATAGTTATGTCATGCACCATAGCAGTTGGCACAAACCTCAGCCAATTCATCTGCATTGGGAGATTCACTGCTGTGTCGTTCCAAGTACTAGGACACATGAAGACAATACTTGTTCTAGTGATGGGATTCTTATTCTTTGGTAGGGATGATCTCAATCTCCATGTGATTCTAGGAATGGGGATTGCCGTGTTCGGAATGATATGGTACGGAAATGCCTCATCCAAGCCCGGTGGAAAGGAGCGATGGAGCCACGCTCTCCCCACCAACAAAACAGAACCACGATGA